CTTCCAGCCCCTGGATCTTGTTGTCCTCTTCGCCCTTGGCGGTGAGCATGATGATCGGGATATCACTGGTCAGCTCGTCACGCTTGAGCCGGCGCGCCAACTCGATGCCGCTGGTGCCGGGTAGCATCCAGTCGAGCAGGATCAGATCGGGTTTGCGGTCGACGATCACGGCGTGGGCCTGCTGGGTATTTTCCGCCTCCAGGCACTCGTAACCGGCCATCTCCAAGGCCACCGCAATCATTTCGCGGATCGGTGCTTCGTCATCGACGATCAGGATATTCTTGCCAACCATGGGGCCTTAGCCTCTATTCGTTCTCTGTCTGCGCCGCATTAGATAACGAAATTATTGCAACGATATGACAGATGCGCGGCAGCACTTAACGCAACGCGTAATCCAGCACGATCCCGATGAAGATCGCCAGCCCTGCCCAGTGGTTGTGCAGGAAGGCGTTGAAGCACACCAACGGCTCGCGACGGCGGGTCACGTGGAACTCCCATGCGAAGCAGGCGGCGGCCACCAGCAGACCGAGGTGGAAGTACAGGCCCAGCTCGAAGCGCGCGCCAGCCAGCAGCAGGCAGAGCAGTGTGAGCCCCTGCAGGATGGCGATGATCAGCCGGTCGGCGTCACCGAACAGAATGGCCGTGGATTTCACCCCAATCTTCAGGTCGTCCTCACGGTCGGCCATGGCGTAGTAGGTATCGTAGGCCACGGTCCACAGCAGGTTGGCGATGTACAGCAGCCAGGCCTCCGGCGGCAGGCTGCCGGTTTCGGCGGTGAAGGCCATCGGCATGCCCCAGGAGAAGGCCGCGCCGAGCATCACCTGCGGGTAGAAGGTGTAGCGCTTCATGAAGGGGTAGCAGGCAGCCAGGGCCAAGCCGCCGAAAGACAGCCAGATGGTAGTGGCATTGGTGAACAACACCAGCACGAAACTCAGCGCCACCAGCACGGCGAACAGCGCCAGCGCCTCGCGCGGCTTGACCTTGCCGCTGGCCAGAGGGCGCGCCTTGGTACGGCTGACGTGGCCGTCGAAGTTGCGGTCGGCGTAGTCGTTGATCACGCAACCGGCGGCCCGCATGAGGATCACGCCGACGACGAAAATGAACAGGTTCTTCGCGCTCGGCACGCCTTCGGCCGCCACCCACAGCGCCCACAAGGTCGGCCACAGCAGCAGATAAATGCCGATGGGCTTGTCCAGGCGCATCAACTGAATGAAATCCCAGGCGCGCGGGTGCAGGCGGGTGGTCGATTGCAGCAGGCGGGTGTACATCGAGGCGTCTCCGTGCAGGTAGCGCGGATTATACGAGGAAGCGTGTGCGGGAGGCGCTTTAGCGGCGATGCTCACCGCCACAAGCGGTTCAACGCGTAGAGCATACTCGGCTTTGGCTTCCTGCGTCGCTTTACCTCCCGCATCCATGCAGCGTGTAGGGCGTACTCGCGAAGCAGTACGCCATGTGCCTGACAAACAACAGGCATTAGCCTGAGTAGACAATGGTAATGCGAACGCTAGGCCTCGATGCCCGCCGCTCGCCAGAAGTCTGGCAGGAATACCTCTGCTACCAGCACCCCCAACGGCCCCCGGCTGAAGCACGAACGCCGCGCCCACAGGCGCTCTTCGCGCACCTCCTGCGGCAGCCAGGCCGCTGGATAACGGCAGGCTTGCAACT
The genomic region above belongs to Pseudomonas sediminis and contains:
- the ubiA gene encoding 4-hydroxybenzoate octaprenyltransferase, which encodes MYTRLLQSTTRLHPRAWDFIQLMRLDKPIGIYLLLWPTLWALWVAAEGVPSAKNLFIFVVGVILMRAAGCVINDYADRNFDGHVSRTKARPLASGKVKPREALALFAVLVALSFVLVLFTNATTIWLSFGGLALAACYPFMKRYTFYPQVMLGAAFSWGMPMAFTAETGSLPPEAWLLYIANLLWTVAYDTYYAMADREDDLKIGVKSTAILFGDADRLIIAILQGLTLLCLLLAGARFELGLYFHLGLLVAAACFAWEFHVTRRREPLVCFNAFLHNHWAGLAIFIGIVLDYALR